A genomic segment from Necator americanus strain Aroian chromosome III, whole genome shotgun sequence encodes:
- a CDS encoding hypothetical protein (NECATOR_CHRIII.G11381.T1), whose protein sequence is MATGVLCGKKVLVRLKSKMVYRMVVRPVALYGCECWPTTKALERVLHAMEMRMLRWTMGVTLREKVSNDTVRSIFGVVPITEKMKEARMRWFGHVLQREEGSVAKTALKLDVSGVRPRGKPKIRWLDRVKLDMIDARLCTTDTLDRKKNGRQDEGRRTLQQRRTNARKKKKKSGGKILWESQLHILFQEIPIRV, encoded by the coding sequence atggcaacaggcgtaCTGTGCGGCAAGAAAGTCCTTGTTCGACTGAAATCGAAGATGGTCTACAGGatggttgtgcgtcctgttgccctttacggatgcgagtgctggccgacgacaaaagccttggaaagagtgttgcacgctatggagatgcggatgttgaggtggacgatggGTGTAACGCTAagagagaaagtatccaacgacactgtacgctccatcttcggcgtcgtcccgataactgaaaagatgaaggaggcgcgaatGAGATGGTTCGGTCACGTCTTGCAGCGAGAGGAAggttctgttgccaaaaccgctctgaagctcgacgtttcaggagtgaggccgcgtgggaagccaaagattcgctggttagaccgtgtgaaactggatatgatagatgctcGTTTATGTACGACTGATACactggatagaaaaaaaaatggaagacaagacgAAGGaaggcggaccctgcaacaacgcaggacaaacgctaggaagaagaagaagaagtcaggAGGGAAAATATTATGGGAATCTCAACTCCACATTTtgtttcaagaaattccaatacgtgtatag
- a CDS encoding hypothetical protein (NECATOR_CHRIII.G11382.T1), producing MRRWQRPSQHPSPFVGALLLATLLFVLNSVLFLPVLSPSVSPRSRSLGPAIAFVSSSDPKKSALCERTWLKRLSSYVIFTSLKSSASSAHQVHLPHSPGSLWSSFSSKALFAELYLPHHYSWYLIASDDTYVLVEDLMQDLAAFDSDEPYLAVIGPSSMHENYSNKPHSLVVISRGAMTTLWDNIHSGRDGCGVTSSPDLCLSNIVYLNLKEDAHERSRFLLLQRHFSMFEMRDYARRNGNYNDGAQTFTLISGSLISAHNLTVQDFRVLDLLLNRVQLWPKS from the exons ATGCGCAGGTGGCAGAGACCATCGCAGCATCCCAGCCCGTTCGTTGGTGCTCTTCTTCTCGCAACTCTGTTATTCGTGCTGAACTCTGTCCTCTTTCTTCCGGTACTATCACCCAG CGTTTCCCCAAGAAGTCGATCACTGGGGCCAGCCATTGCCTTCGTTTCTTCTAGTGATCCGAAAAAG AGTGCCCTTTGCGAGAGAACTTGGTTGAAGCGGTTGAGCAGTTACGTCATTTTTACTTCGCTCAAAAGCAGTGCGAGTAGCGCCCATCAAGTTCATCTTCCGCACAGTCCAGGCTCGCTTTGGTCTTCATTCAG TTCGAAAGCTCTATTTGCGGAGCTGTACCTGCCTCATCATTATTCGTGGTACCTCATTGCGTCCGACGATACCTACGTGCTTGTGGAAGACCTCATGCAG GACctagccgctttcgactccgATGAACCTTATCTCGCTGTGATCGGGCCAAGCAGTATGCATGAG AATTATTCGAATAAGCCGCACTCTCTGGTAGTTATCTCCAGAGGTGCCATGACAACATTGTGGGACAATATCCACAGCGGACGTGACGGATGTGGAGTGACAAGTTCACCTGATTTATGTCTCAGTAATATAGTTTACCTCAACCTCAAGGAGGACGCTCACGAACGCTCAAG GTTTCTTCTACTACAACGGCATTTCTCGATGTTCGAAATGCGCGACTATGCACGACGAAATGGGAACTACAATGACGGAGCGCAG acaTTCACTCTCATCAGTGGTTCCCTTATCAGCGCACACAATCTCACCGTCCAAGATTTCCGAGTACTCGATCTTCTCCTCAACAGAGTCCAACTTTGGCCAAAGTCGTAA
- a CDS encoding hypothetical protein (NECATOR_CHRIII.G11383.T1) yields MRKLEWDDMGVKVDGRQLHHLRFADDIVLVTPSISQAERMLTEFDETCGCIGLQLNLQKTMFMRNGWVSDAPFTLNGTNISECTSYVYLGRELNMMNDLTPELGRRRRAAWGAYKSIEDVVKKTRNTRLRAHLFNTTVLPALTYASETWAFRKQEENAVSVLERAIERVMLGVSRFTQVRDGIRSSLLRQRSKIRDAAAFAKESKIRWAGHVMRFTDNRWKRAVSDWVPRDIKRTTGRPPTRWSDFFTKSLKEKYDALRVPRERRNHWATLARDRDKWKNYWRPLDQFEDQRESR; encoded by the coding sequence atgcgaaagttggaatgggacgacatgggagtgaaggttgatggtcggcagctacaccatttgcgctttgctgatgacatcgtactggtaacacctagcatcagccaagcggaacgaatgctgaccgaattcgacgaaacatgtggatgcatcggtcttcagctgaatctacaaaagacgatgttcatgcggaacggatgggtctcggatgccccattcacgctcaacggaacgaacatatccgaatgcaccagctacgtttatctgggtcgggaactgaacatgatgaacgacctgacccccgagctgggcaggaggagacgagcggcttggggagcgtacaagagcatcgaggatgtagtgaagaagaccaggaacacccggctccgtgctcacctcttcaacaccaccgtacttcctgctttgacctatgcttcggaaacctgggcatttcgcaagcaggaagaaaacgcggtgagcgtccttgaacgcgcaattgagagagtgatgctaggagtatcccgtttcacgcaagtgagggacgggattcgaagttctctcctacgtcagcgatcgaagattagagacgccgccgcgtttgccaaggaaagtaaaataaggtgggccggacacgtgatgcgctttactgacaaccgttggaaaagagccgtgagcgactgggttccccgcgatattaagcgcactacaggaagaccgccgacccgatggtcagatttcttcacgaagtccttgaaagaaaaatatgatgctcttcgtgtcccacgcgaaaggaggaaccactgggctactctggcacgcgatcgggacaaatggaagaattactggcgcccgctcgaccagttcgaagatcaacgggagtcaaggtga